A segment of the Romboutsia sp. 13368 genome:
ATTGACATCAAATTTAAGAAATAATTATGTATCAATTCCAAGTATAATATCTAAAGCATCGGGAATAAGAATTTTTGGAAAAAGACTTAAGTCATTTATTTTTACTACTGATGTTGCAATAATAAAAAATACTAATGCTGACGCTGTAATAGCAGTATATCCTTTTACGCCTCAACCAACCATTACTCAAGCTATACTATCAGTTTCTGATATACCTGTTTTATGTGGTGTTGGCGGAGGATTAACACATGGAACAAGATCTGCAAATATTGCTCTACATGCAGAGTTTCAAGGGGCAATAGGTGCAATCCTTAATTCACCAGCACCTGATGAAACTATTAGATATGTAAAAGAATCAATTGACATTCCAGTAGTTGTAACTATAGTATCTGAGTTAACAGATGTTCAAAGTAAGATTGATGCAGGAGCGGATATATTAAATATAAGTGGAGGAGCTGATACACCTAAGATTATTCGCAAGATTAGAGAGAAGTTTCCGTATATCCCTATTATTGCAACAGGAGGTAAAACTGAAGAATCAATCTTAGAAACAATTGAAGCTGGTGCCAATGCCATTACATATGCACCACCAACAAATGCAGAATTATTTAAACATAAGATGCAAGAATATAGAGAGATTGAAAATAGAAAGTATAATAAAGAATTTTAGTAAGTTAAATTTCTCAAGGATTAAGGACTNNNNNNNNNNNNNNNNNNNNNNNNNNNNNNNNNNNNNNNNNNNNNNNNNNNNNNNNNNNNNNNNNNNNNNNNNNNNNNNNNNNNNNNNNNNNNNNNNNNNNNNNNNNNNNNNNNNNNNNNNNNNNNNNNNNNNNNNNNNNNNNNNNNNNNNNNNNNNNNNNNNNNNNNNNNNNNNNNNNNNNNNNNNNNNNNNNNNNNNNNNNNNNNNNNNNNNNNNNNNNNNNNNNNNNNNNNNNNNNNNNNNNNNNNNNNNNNNNNNNNNNNNNNNNNNNNNNNNNNNNNNNNNNNNNNNNNNNNNNNNNNNNNATTAGGAGTAAAACGTGGAAATATACAATGGAAAGTAAAAGTAAATGATGAAACTTTACTATTTGTAAATGAAGGAATGAATAATAAGCTAGAATCAAATTACATATATAGTAATCANNNNNNNNNNNNNNNNNNNNNNNNNNNNNNNNNNNNNNNNNNNNNNNNNNNNNNNNNNNNNNNNNNNNNNNNNNNNNNNNNNNNNNNNNNNNNNNNNNNNNNNNNNNNNNNNNNNNNNNNNNNNNNNNNNNNNNNNNNNNNNNNNNNNNNNNNNNNNNNNNNNNNNNNNNNNNNNNNATAATATGGTTAATTGTAGTATAGAATTAATATTAAGGAGATAAATATGAAAATATTACAAAGAGGATTAAAAAAAGAACAAATAGCACAAGCAAAAAGATAYATGAGATGGTATAGAGTAATAGATTGTGTACTTTATNNNNNNNNNNNNNNNNNNNNNNNNNNNNNNNNNNNNNNNNNNNNNNNNNNNNNNNNNNNNNNNNNNNNNNNNNNNNNNNNNNNNNNNNNNNNNNNNNNNNNNNNNNNNNNNNNNNNNNNNNNNNNNNNNNNNNNNNNNNNNNNNNNNNNNNNNNNNNNNNNNNNNNNNNNNNNNNNNNNNNNNNNNNNNNNNNNNNNNNNNNNNNNNNNNNNNNNNNNNNNNNNNNNNNNNNNNNNNNNNNNNNNNNNNNNNNNNNNNNNNNNNNNACATTTTATATAAAAGAACATACTCATAACAACTTAGATCAAGAAGCAATAGACTTTATAAATACAATAAAAAAAACAAGAACAGAAAAAAGCTACAAAATACCTTTACTATGGGCATTTTATAATAATGGAAATATAAAGCTAAAAATAGATGAAGATGACATATATAATTCCTTTAAAGAATTCTATAGCAACAAAGAAAATGCAAAAGACTNNNNNNNNNNNNNNNNNNNNNNNNNNNNNNNNNNNNNNNNNNNNNNNNNNNNNNNNNNNNNNNNNNNNNNNNNNNNNNNNNNNNNNNNNNNNNNNNNNNNNNNNNNNNNNNNNNNNNNNNNNNNNNNNNNNNNNNNNNNNNNNNNNNNNNNNNNNNNNNNNNNNNNNNNNNNNNNNNNNNNNNNNNNNNNNNNNNNNNNNNNNNNNNNNNNNNNNNNNNNNNNNNNNNNNNNNNNNNNNNNNNNNNNNNNNNNNNNNNNNNNNNNNNNNNNNNNNNNNNNNNNNNNNNNNNNNNNNNNNNNNNNNNNNNNNNNNNNNNNNNNNNNNNNNNNNNNNNNNNNNNNNNNNNNNNNNNNNNNNNNNNNNNNNNNNNNNNNNNNNNNNNNNNNNNNNNNNNNNNNNNNNNNNNNNNNNNNNNNNNNNNNNNNNNNNNNNNNNNNNNNNNNNNNNAATACAGTACCATTAGGAAGTATAAAAGGCGGTAGTGCATTAAAGTTTAAAATTTATTACTYAAAGAAGGACAACAAATGGATATATCCATCTCAATTTTCAAATGTGGAAGAAGCGTGGATAGAACTAAGAAGAAGTATGTGTGAATTTATTGAAAACTTTARAASTGGAAATTATAAATTACTAAATAATGAAAGTTTAATATCATCTATGAATATNNNNNNNNNNNNNNNNNNNNNNNNNNNNNNNNNNNNNNNNNNNNNNNNNNNNNNNNNNNNNNNNNNNNNNNNNNNNNNNNNNNNNNNNNNNNNNNNNNNNNNNNNNNNNNNNNNNNNNNNNNATATAATAGAAGCTAATATGAAATTAAAAGAAATACAAGATAGTAT
Coding sequences within it:
- a CDS encoding hydrolase; the protein is MIENNKSKYVPELTSNLRNNYVSIPSIISKASGIRIFGKRLKSFIFTTDVAIIKNTNADAVIAVYPFTPQPTITQAILSVSDIPVLCGVGGGLTHGTRSANIALHAEFQGAIGAILNSPAPDETIRYVKESIDIPVVVTIVSELTDVQSKIDAGADILNISGGADTPKIIRKIREKFPYIPIIATGGKTEESILETIEAGANAITYAPPTNAELFKHKMQEYREIENRKYNKEF